The following proteins are co-located in the Paenibacillus sp. JNUCC32 genome:
- a CDS encoding Crp/Fnr family transcriptional regulator, producing the protein MKTVDHVMEIENLGNTQCFSEQNRNRLLVTMKERVLPEGSHLFWEGDFADKLYFVKQGRIKLTKSTDEGKELILYMYHPGDMVGQADPFFSNNHSFSAEVLEDSVVGVIEHKDLELLICQHCDFAIDFMKWMGIHHRITQTKFRDLMMYGKPGALTSTLIRLGNTYGQHQEDGTILINKKITHTDLSNMIGATRESVNRMLSDLRKKDAIEYAGGMIVIKDLPMLQEICHCELCPNEICRI; encoded by the coding sequence ATGAAAACTGTAGACCATGTAATGGAAATCGAAAACTTAGGGAACACCCAGTGCTTCTCGGAACAAAACCGCAACCGTCTGCTGGTCACCATGAAGGAAAGGGTACTCCCTGAAGGATCGCATTTGTTCTGGGAAGGCGACTTCGCCGACAAGCTGTACTTCGTTAAACAAGGAAGAATTAAATTAACCAAATCGACGGATGAAGGCAAAGAGCTTATTCTATATATGTACCATCCAGGAGACATGGTCGGGCAAGCCGATCCATTCTTCAGCAACAACCACAGTTTTTCGGCAGAGGTGCTTGAGGACAGCGTAGTCGGGGTCATCGAGCACAAGGACCTTGAGCTATTGATCTGCCAGCATTGCGACTTCGCGATTGATTTCATGAAGTGGATGGGTATACACCACCGCATCACGCAGACCAAATTCCGTGATCTCATGATGTACGGCAAGCCCGGCGCATTAACGTCGACGCTGATTCGTCTGGGCAATACCTACGGGCAGCATCAAGAGGATGGCACCATTCTCATCAACAAAAAGATCACCCACACCGATCTTTCGAACATGATCGGGGCCACCCGCGAAAGCGTGAACCGGATGCTAAGCGACCTTCGCAAAAAGGACGCCATCGAATATGCCGGCGGCATGATTGTTATCAAAGATCTGCCGATGCTGCAGGAAATATGCCACTGCGAGCTGTGTCCGAACGAAATCTGCCGGATTTGA
- a CDS encoding formate/nitrite transporter family protein, with translation MFNNDVEAVVNAAVAKKEQMNNNLLRYMVSAMLAGAYVGIGIVLIFKLGAPLAAAGSPFQSLVMGAAFGIALTLVVFAGSELFTGNHMFFTISTLSKRTTMGDTLKNWGLVFIGNLAGAILLSYLVYASGLFKGLPPDHLIFTAAAKKMNDPFMELFFRGILCNWLVCLALWMGIRAKGETTKLILIWWCLFAFIATGYEHSVANMSLLTLATILPGHPETVSIGGWINNMVPVTLGNIIGGGLFVGMAYWFISSGKGNKQK, from the coding sequence ATGTTTAACAATGATGTGGAAGCCGTCGTCAATGCCGCGGTCGCCAAAAAAGAGCAGATGAACAACAACTTGCTGCGCTACATGGTATCGGCCATGCTGGCCGGCGCTTATGTCGGCATTGGGATCGTATTAATCTTTAAGCTGGGCGCGCCGCTGGCAGCCGCCGGTTCGCCTTTCCAGTCCCTCGTCATGGGAGCCGCATTCGGGATTGCGCTCACGTTGGTTGTGTTTGCCGGTTCAGAGCTGTTCACCGGAAATCATATGTTTTTTACGATAAGCACGTTATCCAAACGAACGACGATGGGGGACACGCTGAAAAACTGGGGCCTTGTGTTTATCGGCAATTTGGCGGGAGCGATCCTGCTCAGCTATCTGGTTTACGCTTCCGGCCTGTTCAAAGGGCTGCCGCCCGATCATCTCATCTTCACGGCAGCGGCCAAGAAAATGAACGATCCGTTCATGGAGCTGTTTTTTAGAGGCATATTATGTAACTGGCTTGTATGTCTGGCCCTGTGGATGGGGATTCGGGCCAAAGGAGAAACCACGAAACTGATTTTAATATGGTGGTGCCTGTTTGCCTTCATTGCGACAGGGTATGAGCATAGCGTAGCGAACATGTCGCTTCTGACGCTGGCGACGATATTGCCGGGACATCCCGAGACGGTATCCATCGGCGGCTGGATCAACAACATGGTGCCGGTCACGCTGGGGAATATCATTGGCGGCGGGTTGTTTGTAGGCATGGCTTACTGGTTTATCTCTTCGGGAAAAGGGAACAAGCAAAAGTAA
- the nirD gene encoding nitrite reductase small subunit NirD, with protein METGTYITVGNEHEFLSQLGRVVQIGDREIAVFRTSDHQWFALENKSPHPKGGPLAEAIVSGHYIYDPLYDWKIELSTGLVQAPDKGQVRIYPVRAVDGKVEVGV; from the coding sequence ATGGAAACCGGAACTTATATCACGGTAGGGAATGAACATGAATTTCTGTCGCAACTCGGAAGGGTGGTCCAAATCGGTGACCGGGAGATTGCCGTCTTCCGGACCTCGGATCATCAATGGTTTGCTTTGGAGAATAAAAGCCCGCATCCAAAAGGAGGTCCGTTAGCCGAAGCCATCGTATCCGGGCATTACATTTACGATCCGTTATACGATTGGAAGATCGAGCTTTCGACAGGGCTTGTGCAGGCTCCGGATAAGGGCCAAGTTCGGATATATCCGGTTCGCGCCGTGGACGGAAAGGTTGAGGTAGGTGTATAA
- a CDS encoding winged helix-turn-helix transcriptional regulator: MEVTNVTMCPRFESAFSFLGKRWNGLIIQTLMSGPKRFKDISNLIPSMSDKMLSERMKDLECEGILIRHVYPETPVRIEYELTEKGKALRPVMEQISSWAEQWVDR; encoded by the coding sequence ATGGAAGTTACAAATGTTACGATGTGTCCCCGTTTCGAATCGGCCTTTTCTTTTCTGGGCAAACGGTGGAATGGCTTGATTATTCAAACGCTGATGAGCGGGCCTAAGCGCTTTAAGGATATTTCGAATTTGATTCCGTCCATGAGCGATAAAATGCTCTCCGAGCGGATGAAGGATTTGGAATGCGAAGGCATACTGATTCGTCATGTCTATCCGGAAACTCCGGTACGTATTGAATATGAACTGACTGAAAAAGGCAAAGCACTGCGTCCGGTGATGGAGCAAATTTCATCCTGGGCAGAACAATGGGTCGACAGATGA
- the adhE gene encoding bifunctional acetaldehyde-CoA/alcohol dehydrogenase: MAVSKGTTVEVKGQTAAEYIQGLIDKANRAKEKFMKLDQEQVDGIVQAMAMAGLEKHMQLAKMAVEETGRGVYEDKIIKNLFATEYIHNSIKYDKTVGIIEDNAYDSFQKIAEPIGIIMGITPVTNPTSTTIFKALISIKTRNPIIFGFHPSAQACSREAALILRDAAVKQGAPADCIQWIEAPSMDKTNTLMNHPDVACILATGGSAMVKAAYSCGKPALGVGPGNVPCFIEKSADLDQAVNDLILSKTFDNGMICASEQAVIIEEPIYHTVKKKMIASGCYFVNKEELAKLTAHAMVADKCAVNPTIVGQPAAKIAEACGFEVPESTKILVAELEGVGPAYPLSAEKLSPVLACYKVKDAEEGIARAEEMVAFGGMGHSSVIHSHNEDVILKFSDRMKTCRILVNQPSSQGGIGDIYNTNLPSLTLGCGSYGRNSTSSNVTAVNLINVKRVNRRTVNMQWFKVPDKIYFEKGSTQYLAKMPDITRVAIVTDPMMVKLGYVERVEHYLRQRRLPVAIEVFSEVEPDPSTTTVERGTEMLERFQPDCIIALGGGSPMDAAKAMWLFYEYPDTDFNNLKQKFMDIRKRVYKYPKLGRKAKFVAIPTTSGTGSEVTSFAVITDKVQGNTKYPLADYELTPDVAIIDPEFVYTLPKTAVADTGMDVLTHAIEAYVSVMASDYTDGLAIKAIQLVFQYLEQSALTGDKLAREKMHNASTLAGMAFANAFLGINHSLAHKWGGQYHTAHGRTNAILMPHVIRYNAKKPTKFAAWPKYTHFVADERYAEIARILGLPARTTEEGVNSLIAAIRELNSKLGIEESFQQLGIDPQDFERNVEHLADRAFEDQCTTSNPKLPLVTELAEVYRNAFYGRF; encoded by the coding sequence ATGGCTGTGAGCAAAGGAACAACGGTTGAAGTGAAGGGACAAACGGCAGCAGAGTACATTCAAGGTCTGATCGACAAGGCGAATCGGGCAAAAGAAAAGTTTATGAAACTCGATCAGGAACAAGTCGACGGAATTGTGCAGGCCATGGCCATGGCCGGACTTGAGAAGCACATGCAGCTGGCGAAAATGGCGGTTGAAGAAACGGGCCGCGGCGTGTATGAAGACAAAATCATCAAAAACCTGTTTGCCACGGAGTATATCCACAACAGCATCAAGTACGACAAAACGGTAGGTATCATCGAAGACAATGCCTATGACAGCTTCCAAAAAATTGCGGAGCCGATCGGGATCATCATGGGGATCACACCGGTAACCAATCCGACCTCGACCACCATATTCAAGGCGCTGATCTCCATCAAAACAAGAAATCCGATCATCTTCGGCTTCCATCCATCCGCGCAGGCATGCAGCAGGGAAGCCGCGCTCATCCTGCGGGACGCCGCCGTGAAACAAGGCGCTCCGGCCGACTGCATCCAGTGGATCGAGGCTCCTTCCATGGATAAAACCAATACACTCATGAACCATCCTGACGTTGCCTGCATTCTGGCTACGGGCGGATCGGCGATGGTCAAAGCAGCATACAGCTGCGGCAAGCCTGCCCTCGGCGTAGGTCCCGGCAACGTGCCGTGCTTCATCGAGAAAAGCGCGGACCTCGATCAAGCGGTGAACGACTTGATTCTATCCAAGACGTTTGATAACGGCATGATCTGCGCATCCGAGCAAGCCGTCATTATAGAGGAGCCGATCTATCATACCGTGAAGAAAAAAATGATCGCCAGCGGCTGTTATTTCGTGAACAAGGAAGAGCTGGCGAAGCTGACTGCGCATGCCATGGTAGCGGATAAATGCGCCGTCAATCCTACCATCGTCGGACAGCCGGCAGCCAAGATTGCCGAGGCTTGCGGCTTTGAGGTACCGGAAAGCACCAAGATCCTGGTCGCCGAGCTGGAGGGAGTCGGTCCTGCTTATCCGTTGTCCGCCGAGAAGCTGAGCCCGGTGCTGGCCTGCTATAAAGTGAAAGATGCGGAAGAGGGCATCGCGCGCGCCGAAGAGATGGTAGCTTTTGGCGGCATGGGCCACTCGTCGGTCATCCACTCGCACAATGAGGACGTCATCCTGAAATTTTCGGATCGTATGAAGACCTGCCGCATCCTGGTCAACCAGCCTTCCTCGCAAGGCGGCATCGGGGATATCTACAACACGAACCTGCCATCGCTGACGCTCGGCTGCGGTTCGTATGGCCGGAATTCCACGTCGTCGAACGTGACGGCCGTCAATCTCATCAACGTGAAAAGGGTGAACCGCAGAACCGTGAATATGCAGTGGTTTAAAGTGCCGGACAAAATTTACTTTGAAAAAGGCTCGACGCAGTATCTCGCCAAAATGCCTGACATCACCCGCGTCGCGATCGTAACCGACCCCATGATGGTGAAGCTGGGATATGTGGAGCGGGTAGAGCATTACCTGCGTCAGCGCAGACTGCCGGTAGCCATCGAGGTGTTCTCGGAAGTCGAGCCGGATCCATCGACAACGACCGTAGAACGGGGTACGGAGATGCTGGAACGGTTTCAGCCGGACTGCATCATCGCCCTCGGCGGCGGATCGCCTATGGATGCCGCAAAAGCGATGTGGCTGTTCTATGAATATCCGGATACGGATTTCAACAACCTGAAGCAAAAATTCATGGATATCCGAAAACGGGTCTATAAATATCCGAAGCTGGGACGAAAGGCGAAATTCGTAGCCATTCCGACAACGTCGGGAACGGGCTCGGAAGTAACTTCGTTTGCCGTCATCACGGACAAAGTGCAGGGAAATACCAAATACCCGCTGGCAGACTATGAGCTGACGCCGGACGTGGCGATCATCGATCCGGAATTCGTGTACACCTTGCCTAAAACGGCGGTGGCCGATACCGGCATGGACGTCCTGACGCATGCGATTGAAGCCTACGTATCGGTGATGGCCAGCGATTACACGGATGGGCTTGCCATCAAAGCCATACAGCTGGTGTTCCAGTATCTTGAGCAATCGGCGCTGACCGGCGACAAACTCGCCCGCGAGAAAATGCATAATGCTTCGACGCTTGCAGGCATGGCCTTTGCGAACGCGTTCCTGGGCATCAACCATAGTCTGGCGCATAAATGGGGCGGACAGTACCATACGGCGCACGGACGGACCAATGCCATACTGATGCCGCACGTCATTCGCTACAATGCCAAGAAGCCGACGAAATTCGCGGCATGGCCGAAGTACACCCACTTCGTGGCCGATGAAAGATATGCCGAGATCGCACGGATTCTTGGACTGCCTGCAAGAACGACGGAGGAGGGCGTAAACAGCCTGATCGCCGCCATCCGCGAGCTGAACAGCAAGCTCGGCATCGAGGAATCGTTCCAGCAGTTGGGCATCGATCCACAGGACTTCGAGAGAAACGTCGAGCATTTGGCGGACCGGGCTTTCGAAGATCAGTGCACGACCAGCAATCCGAAGCTGCCGCTGGTGACAGAGCTTGCAGAAGTATATCGCAACGCCTTCTATGGACGTTTCTAA
- the nirB gene encoding nitrite reductase large subunit NirB, with amino-acid sequence MSNIKRDKLVVIGNGIAGISTVEQIIKLGGKFDITVIGQEPHPNYNRIMLSYVLEGSKTLDDIVLNDWKWYEDNQITLHTGVTVTAIDGERKVVTADNGLTVPYDKVIIATGSKPFILPVPGSDKEGVIGFRNIADCTQMLQAAKAYKKAAVIGGGLLGLEAAKGLVSLGMEVTVVHLMQDLMESQLDSMASGMLQRELERQGIRFLLGKQTTEIMGDERVTGLRFKDGDELEAELVVMAVGIRANVAAAQASGIEVNRGIVVNDYLQTSWPDVYAVGECCEHRGACYGLVAPLFEQGQVLAKHLCGVDGQPYEGSIVSTKLKISGVDVFSAGEFMEQAEHSVIAAKDDWRKTYKKILLRDNIIVGAILFGDVSDSASLQSMIRKKTAMTEEIYQSIMGTECAGKGSGKAFSLDKMPDDEIVCGCNGVTKKAIVDAVTLQGLTTVDEIKACTGATRSCGGCKPVVEQILQSVLGDGFKTAGKQGICSCTTLDRDEIVAEISAKGLTTTKEVMHVLNFSNPEGCSKCRPAIHYYLAMLNPVTHQEERESRFVNERMNANIQKDGTYTVVPRMYGGVTTPEDLKKIADVSLKYNVKVVKVTGGQRLDLIGVKKEDLPSVWEELDMPSGYAYAKSLRTVKTCVGSQFCRFGTQDSMGMGAFLEEKFERLDFPAKFKMAVNGCPRNCAESCTKDIGIVGNNGGWEIFVGGNGGTKARLADSYCKVKTDEELIEICGALMQYYRETGKYLERTSEWVERLGLEQIRAAVLDDAKQRKELVERIELALQQVEDPWKKVLNDDKLRNTLFQDARPVGSK; translated from the coding sequence ATGTCCAATATAAAGAGAGATAAGTTGGTTGTCATTGGCAACGGTATTGCAGGCATAAGCACGGTCGAGCAAATCATTAAATTGGGTGGGAAATTTGACATCACCGTCATTGGACAGGAGCCTCACCCGAACTACAATCGCATTATGCTGTCCTATGTGCTGGAAGGCAGCAAAACCTTGGACGACATTGTATTGAATGACTGGAAATGGTACGAGGACAATCAGATCACCCTGCATACGGGGGTGACCGTCACCGCCATCGACGGGGAGCGCAAGGTAGTGACGGCCGATAACGGATTGACGGTTCCTTATGACAAAGTGATTATAGCTACAGGTTCGAAACCTTTTATATTGCCTGTACCGGGCAGTGATAAAGAGGGAGTTATCGGATTTCGAAACATCGCCGACTGCACGCAGATGCTTCAAGCCGCCAAGGCATACAAGAAAGCGGCCGTCATCGGCGGAGGGCTGCTGGGTCTGGAAGCCGCTAAGGGATTGGTCAGCCTGGGCATGGAGGTGACGGTGGTTCATCTCATGCAGGATTTGATGGAGAGCCAGCTGGATTCCATGGCATCGGGGATGCTGCAAAGGGAGCTGGAGCGGCAGGGCATCCGGTTCTTATTAGGCAAACAAACCACGGAAATCATGGGCGATGAGAGGGTCACGGGGCTGCGGTTCAAAGATGGGGATGAGCTTGAAGCGGAACTCGTGGTCATGGCCGTGGGGATCAGAGCGAACGTTGCTGCCGCCCAAGCGAGCGGTATCGAAGTGAACCGGGGAATCGTAGTCAACGATTATCTTCAGACCTCCTGGCCGGATGTGTATGCGGTCGGCGAATGCTGCGAGCATCGGGGGGCATGCTACGGCCTGGTTGCGCCGTTGTTCGAGCAGGGACAGGTTCTTGCCAAGCATCTCTGCGGCGTGGACGGCCAGCCTTACGAGGGCAGCATCGTATCGACGAAACTGAAAATCAGCGGCGTTGATGTATTCTCCGCAGGAGAATTCATGGAGCAGGCTGAGCACTCGGTGATCGCGGCAAAGGACGATTGGCGCAAGACTTATAAGAAAATCCTGCTGCGCGACAATATCATCGTCGGCGCGATATTGTTCGGGGATGTCAGCGATTCGGCCAGCCTTCAATCCATGATACGCAAAAAGACGGCCATGACCGAGGAGATCTATCAGTCGATCATGGGCACCGAATGTGCAGGGAAAGGAAGCGGCAAGGCCTTCTCGCTGGATAAGATGCCCGACGATGAAATCGTCTGCGGCTGCAACGGCGTAACCAAAAAGGCCATTGTGGATGCCGTGACGCTTCAAGGCCTCACGACGGTGGACGAAATCAAAGCTTGCACGGGAGCGACCCGTTCTTGCGGAGGCTGCAAGCCAGTCGTGGAGCAAATCCTTCAGAGCGTACTGGGCGATGGCTTTAAGACGGCAGGCAAACAAGGCATATGTTCGTGCACCACGCTCGACCGGGACGAAATCGTCGCCGAAATCAGCGCCAAGGGGCTGACTACGACGAAGGAAGTCATGCATGTTCTGAACTTCAGCAACCCTGAGGGCTGCTCGAAATGCCGTCCCGCCATCCATTATTATCTGGCGATGCTGAATCCGGTGACCCATCAGGAGGAGAGGGAGTCCCGCTTCGTCAACGAGCGGATGAACGCCAACATTCAGAAAGACGGCACTTACACGGTAGTGCCAAGAATGTACGGCGGCGTTACCACGCCGGAGGATTTGAAGAAAATTGCGGACGTATCGCTTAAGTACAATGTTAAGGTCGTTAAGGTAACCGGCGGACAGCGACTGGATCTGATCGGCGTGAAGAAGGAAGATCTGCCAAGCGTATGGGAAGAGCTGGATATGCCGTCCGGTTATGCTTATGCCAAATCGCTGCGGACCGTCAAGACCTGCGTAGGCTCCCAATTCTGCCGCTTCGGCACGCAGGATTCGATGGGCATGGGTGCATTCCTCGAGGAGAAATTCGAGCGGCTGGATTTTCCGGCGAAGTTTAAAATGGCGGTCAACGGATGTCCGCGAAATTGTGCCGAATCGTGCACGAAGGACATCGGGATCGTCGGCAATAACGGCGGATGGGAGATATTCGTCGGAGGCAACGGCGGAACGAAGGCACGCCTGGCCGATTCGTACTGTAAAGTGAAAACGGACGAGGAGCTGATCGAGATCTGCGGCGCCTTGATGCAGTACTACCGTGAAACCGGCAAGTACCTCGAGAGAACGTCGGAATGGGTAGAGCGTCTGGGACTGGAACAAATCCGTGCGGCGGTCCTTGATGATGCTAAACAGCGTAAGGAGCTGGTGGAAAGAATTGAGCTGGCCCTGCAGCAAGTGGAAGATCCGTGGAAGAAAGTGCTGAACGACGATAAGCTGCGCAATACGCTGTTCCAGGACGCAAGACCGGTCGGCAGCAAGTAA
- the pflA gene encoding pyruvate formate-lyase-activating protein produces MLKGHVHSIETFGTVDGPGIRFVLFMQGCLLKCQYCHNPDTWGLHEGHEMTVDDVLREIEPYLSYYRSSGGGLTVSGGEPTLQYPFVTELFKEVKRRWNLHTTLDSNGYNEPDKISELLEHTDLVLLDLKHINDEKHIKLTGKSNERTLKTARWLSDHGRNMWIRHVYVPGIHDSEDDLVALGQFIRTLHGVEKFEILPYHQMGVYKWKELGMAYPLEGVPSPSEEEVARAYRLIGENPEK; encoded by the coding sequence ATGCTAAAAGGTCATGTACACTCCATAGAAACGTTCGGAACGGTGGACGGTCCGGGTATCCGCTTTGTGCTCTTCATGCAGGGCTGCCTCCTGAAGTGTCAATACTGCCACAACCCGGATACCTGGGGACTTCATGAAGGACATGAAATGACGGTGGATGACGTCCTCCGAGAGATTGAGCCTTATCTGAGCTACTACCGGTCATCGGGTGGAGGACTCACCGTTTCGGGCGGTGAGCCGACGCTGCAGTATCCTTTTGTCACGGAGCTGTTCAAGGAAGTGAAGCGCCGCTGGAATTTGCATACGACCCTGGACAGCAACGGGTATAACGAGCCGGATAAAATATCGGAATTGCTCGAGCATACCGACTTGGTCCTCCTTGATCTGAAGCATATCAACGACGAGAAGCACATCAAGCTGACAGGCAAGTCCAATGAAAGGACGCTGAAGACCGCCCGCTGGCTGTCCGACCATGGTCGGAACATGTGGATCCGGCACGTCTACGTGCCGGGCATCCATGACAGCGAGGACGATTTGGTGGCGCTCGGTCAATTCATCCGCACGCTGCACGGCGTGGAGAAGTTCGAGATCCTGCCATACCATCAAATGGGCGTGTACAAATGGAAGGAGCTCGGTATGGCCTATCCGTTGGAGGGCGTACCTTCACCGTCCGAGGAAGAAGTCGCACGCGCCTACCGGTTGATTGGCGAAAATCCCGAGAAATAG
- the pflB gene encoding formate C-acetyltransferase yields the protein MSVIEKEVGWKGFKSGKWTKRVDVNDFIAENITPYYGSDDFLAGPTDNTKALWDIVSDLTKKERDNGGVLDVDVHTPSTITSHRPGYLDKDKEQIVGVQTDEPFKRSIQPFGGIRMMIDACNAYGFEMPQAVVDIFNGIRKTHNQGVFDAYTPEMRAARKAGIITGLPDAYGRGRIIGDYRRVSLYGVDALIQDKLRELGELEVDAMDEPVIRLREELSEQMRALKELKEMAGMHGFDISKPANTAKEAFQWLYFGYLAAIKEQNGAAMSLGRVSSFLDIYIQRDLAEGILTEEKAQELVDHFVMKLRIVKFLRTPDYNELFSGDPTWVTESIGGMSLNGETRVTKNSFRFLHTLYNLGPAPEPNLTVLWSEKLPEAFKKYCSKVSIETSSIQYENDDLMRPIYGDDYGIACCVSAMRIGKQMQFFGARANLAKALLYAINGGKDEKSGAQVGPEYPAITAEVLSYDEVMKRFKPMMEWLAKLYMNTLNVIHYMHDKYSYERIEMALHDRDILRTMACGIAGLSVAADSLSAIKYAKVKPVRNEQGIAVDFEIEGDFPCYGNNDDRVDGIAVELVEAFMSMIRKHKAYRDAMPTQSVLTITSNVVYGKKTGTTPDGRKAGEPFAPGANPMHGRDKKGALASLTSVAKLPYEDSLDGISNTFSIVPKALGKESDIRVNNLVAMLDGYFGSKAHHLNVNVFDREQLIDAMEHPENYPQLTIRVSGYAVNFVKLTREQQLDVINRTFHGSM from the coding sequence ATGTCGGTGATTGAAAAAGAAGTTGGCTGGAAAGGTTTTAAATCAGGTAAATGGACCAAGCGCGTTGACGTTAACGATTTTATTGCAGAAAATATTACTCCATATTATGGCTCTGATGATTTCTTGGCGGGACCTACGGACAACACCAAGGCACTGTGGGATATCGTATCGGATTTAACCAAGAAGGAGCGGGATAACGGCGGGGTTTTGGACGTGGATGTCCATACGCCTTCGACCATCACCTCCCACCGGCCCGGCTACTTGGATAAGGATAAAGAACAGATCGTCGGCGTGCAGACCGACGAGCCGTTCAAACGCTCGATTCAGCCTTTCGGGGGCATCCGGATGATGATTGATGCGTGCAACGCATACGGCTTCGAAATGCCGCAGGCGGTTGTGGATATCTTCAACGGCATCCGCAAAACGCATAACCAGGGCGTATTCGATGCCTATACTCCGGAGATGAGAGCAGCGCGCAAAGCCGGGATTATTACGGGGCTTCCCGATGCATACGGCCGCGGCCGCATCATCGGCGACTACCGCAGAGTATCGTTATACGGCGTGGACGCTCTGATCCAGGACAAACTGAGAGAACTCGGCGAGCTTGAAGTGGACGCCATGGACGAGCCGGTGATCCGTCTGCGGGAAGAGCTGTCCGAACAAATGCGCGCCCTCAAGGAACTGAAAGAAATGGCCGGCATGCACGGCTTTGACATTTCCAAACCTGCGAATACGGCGAAGGAAGCATTCCAATGGCTGTATTTCGGTTATTTGGCCGCGATCAAGGAGCAAAACGGCGCTGCCATGTCGCTTGGCCGGGTATCTTCTTTCCTCGATATTTATATCCAGCGGGATTTGGCTGAAGGCATCCTGACGGAAGAGAAAGCCCAGGAGCTGGTGGACCATTTTGTCATGAAGCTGCGGATCGTGAAGTTCCTGCGTACGCCGGATTACAACGAGCTGTTCAGCGGCGATCCGACGTGGGTGACCGAATCCATCGGCGGCATGTCGTTGAACGGTGAAACGAGAGTAACCAAGAACAGCTTCCGTTTCCTGCATACCTTGTACAATCTGGGACCTGCACCGGAACCGAACTTGACGGTGCTGTGGTCGGAGAAGCTTCCGGAGGCCTTCAAAAAATACTGTTCGAAGGTATCGATCGAAACGAGCTCGATCCAATATGAGAATGACGATCTCATGCGTCCGATCTATGGGGACGATTACGGCATCGCCTGCTGCGTATCCGCCATGCGCATCGGGAAGCAGATGCAGTTCTTCGGAGCCAGAGCGAACCTGGCCAAAGCGCTGCTGTATGCAATCAACGGCGGAAAGGATGAGAAATCCGGCGCCCAGGTCGGACCGGAATATCCGGCGATCACCGCTGAGGTTCTGAGTTATGACGAGGTCATGAAGCGCTTCAAGCCGATGATGGAATGGCTCGCGAAGCTCTACATGAATACCCTCAACGTGATTCACTACATGCATGACAAATACAGCTACGAGCGGATTGAAATGGCGCTTCACGACCGCGATATCCTGCGGACGATGGCATGCGGCATAGCGGGCCTGTCCGTAGCAGCGGATTCGCTGAGCGCGATTAAATATGCGAAGGTGAAGCCGGTACGCAATGAGCAAGGGATTGCGGTGGATTTTGAAATCGAAGGCGATTTCCCGTGCTACGGCAACAACGACGACCGCGTGGACGGCATCGCCGTTGAACTGGTCGAGGCCTTCATGAGCATGATCCGCAAGCACAAAGCCTACCGCGATGCCATGCCGACCCAATCGGTGCTCACGATTACGTCGAACGTGGTATACGGCAAGAAGACAGGAACCACGCCGGATGGACGCAAAGCAGGCGAGCCGTTTGCGCCGGGCGCAAACCCGATGCACGGACGCGATAAGAAGGGAGCCCTCGCTTCGCTGACTTCAGTAGCCAAGCTGCCTTATGAGGACAGCCTGGACGGCATCTCGAATACGTTCTCGATCGTGCCGAAAGCCCTGGGCAAAGAAAGCGACATTCGGGTAAACAATCTGGTTGCCATGCTGGACGGATACTTTGGCAGCAAGGCCCACCATTTGAACGTGAACGTGTTTGACCGTGAGCAGCTGATCGATGCGATGGAGCATCCGGAGAATTATCCGCAGTTAACCATCCGGGTATCCGGCTATGCGGTCAACTTCGTCAAACTGACGCGCGAACAGCAGCTCGATGTCATTAACCGTACCTTCCACGGATCGATGTAA